From the Actinomadura luzonensis genome, the window GGTCCAGGTGCGGCAGCCGGCGGCGGGTGTAGACGTTCCCCGACGCGAACAGCGCCGAGCTCGCCACCACCGCCAGCGGCCAGCCCCACAGCTCGACCCCGCCGCCGGCCAGCAGCACCATGCCGGCGAACGCCGTGCCGATCCCGGCCAGCCGCCCCACGGTGAACCGCTCGGCCCGCAGCCCGAGGCTCGCGATGAGGAACACGAACACCGGCGTCGTGGCCGACAGCACCACGGCCGTGGACGAGGTGACGTGCTCCTGCGCCAGCGTGAGCAGCGTGAACGGCAGCGCCATGTTGCCCGCGCCGAGCACCAGCAGGTGCCCGAGCGTCCGCCGCTCGCGCGGCACGGACAGCCCGCGCGCCCGCACCACGACGCCGAGCACCGCCGCCGCGACCGCCATCCGCACCAGCACCACCATGTACGGGTTGAAGGAGCGCAGGGCGAGCGCGGTGAAGAAGAAGCTCGCCCCCCAGATCGACGTCATGGCCGCGTAGAGCGCGTGGTCGCGCGCCGTGCCGCGGATCACGCCGGGGCGCTCCTGCTGGACATCCGCGCGAGGAACGCCCTGGTCCGCTCGTGCTCCGGCGACGTGAGCACCCGCTCGGCGGGTCCCTGCTCGACGACGCCGCCGTCCACCATGAAGACGACGCGGTCGGCGATGTCCTCGACGAGCGGGATGTCGTGCGTGGCCATGAGCATCGTGCACCGCTGGCCGGCCAGGTCCCTGATCACCCCGGCCACCTCCACGCGCAGCTCGGGGTCGAGGGCGCTGGTCGGCTCGTCGAGCAGGATCATGCTCGGGTCCATGGCGAGGGCGCGGGCGATCGCGACGCGCTGCTGCTGGCCGCCGGAGAGCTGGCGCGGGTAGTGGTGCTCGCGTCCGGCGAGGCCCATGCGCTCCAGCAGCTCGGCGGCCTGCCGGGCGGCCTCGGCCTTCGGCGTGCCGAGGACCTGGCGGGGGCCGTAGGCGACGTTCTGCAGCGCGGTCATGTGCCGGAACAGGTTGAAGTGCTGGAAGACCATGCCGATGCGGGCCCGCTGCCGGCTGGCCTCGCGCTCGGGCAACGGCTCCAGGAAGCCGCCGGCCTCGCGGTAGCCGACCAGCTCGCCGTCCACCTCGATCCGGCCGGAGTCGATGACCTCCAGGTTGTTGACGCAGCGCAGGAAGGTGGACTTGCCCGCCCCGGACGGGCCGATCAGCGCGACGATCTCGCCGTCGCGCACCTCGGCCGAGACGTCCCTCAGCACCGGCGTGGCCCCGAAGGACTTGAACACGTGCCGGGAGCGCATCTTGACCGCTCGTTCCATCACGCTCACCTCGCAGGGAACTTGCGCTCGAGGACGTGCTGCCCGACCGTGATCAGCGCGGTCAGCAGCAGGTACCAGAAGGCGG encodes:
- a CDS encoding DMT family transporter; its protein translation is MIRGTARDHALYAAMTSIWGASFFFTALALRSFNPYMVVLVRMAVAAAVLGVVVRARGLSVPRERRTLGHLLVLGAGNMALPFTLLTLAQEHVTSSTAVVLSATTPVFVFLIASLGLRAERFTVGRLAGIGTAFAGMVLLAGGGVELWGWPLAVVASSALFASGNVYTRRRLPHLDPAVIAFGQIAAAVLCLLPVTALTGHLEVGEVRPVPALALLELGLLASAAAYLLYFRFILRWGSTAASVNTYLQPFVGLLLGGLVLDEAMSGRQWAALGVILAGLLVFGAARLSPGRARRG
- a CDS encoding amino acid ABC transporter ATP-binding protein, which gives rise to MERAVKMRSRHVFKSFGATPVLRDVSAEVRDGEIVALIGPSGAGKSTFLRCVNNLEVIDSGRIEVDGELVGYREAGGFLEPLPEREASRQRARIGMVFQHFNLFRHMTALQNVAYGPRQVLGTPKAEAARQAAELLERMGLAGREHHYPRQLSGGQQQRVAIARALAMDPSMILLDEPTSALDPELRVEVAGVIRDLAGQRCTMLMATHDIPLVEDIADRVVFMVDGGVVEQGPAERVLTSPEHERTRAFLARMSSRSAPA